Proteins found in one Geomonas subterranea genomic segment:
- the der gene encoding ribosome biogenesis GTPase Der yields MKPIIAIVGRPNVGKSTLFNRLVGRRKAMVDDMPGVTRDRNYAEVNRFDIPFILVDTGGFEPETSDKLLQQMREQSRFAMEEADLILFVMDARGGLTPADRDVVDMLRRIKKPVFYIINKVDGEKQEADAGDFYSLGVDQIYTISAEHNRGVGDLMDEVLAALPYNRDKDEDEEITKIAVVGRPNVGKSTLVNRLLGYERVVANPTAGTTRDAIDTRFTVNKKPYLLIDTAGIRRKGKTVQKIEKYSVVDALRSIDRADVVLIVLNAEDGVTEQDTKIAGYAYEAGRGCIFVVNKWDTVSKDNSTMGKFTEEIRRNFKYLPFAPILFVSAQSGQRTGRIVAEVDQVMEQFCKRVSTGELNRIFNQAVDENHAPLDGGRRVKFYYATQVGVKPPSFVVFTNRPEGIHFSYERYIMNRFREAFGFSGTPLKLIFRGRDKKDT; encoded by the coding sequence ATGAAACCAATTATTGCCATCGTCGGACGCCCGAACGTCGGGAAGTCCACCCTTTTCAACAGGCTGGTCGGGCGCCGTAAGGCGATGGTCGACGATATGCCCGGGGTGACCCGGGACCGCAACTACGCCGAAGTGAACCGTTTCGACATCCCCTTCATCCTGGTCGACACCGGCGGTTTCGAGCCCGAAACGTCCGACAAGCTCTTGCAGCAGATGCGCGAGCAGTCCCGCTTCGCCATGGAGGAGGCGGATCTCATCCTCTTCGTGATGGACGCCCGCGGCGGGCTCACCCCCGCCGACCGCGACGTGGTGGATATGCTCAGGCGCATCAAGAAGCCGGTGTTCTACATCATCAACAAGGTGGACGGCGAGAAGCAGGAGGCCGACGCGGGAGACTTCTACTCTCTGGGGGTGGACCAGATCTACACCATCTCCGCCGAGCACAACCGCGGCGTGGGCGACCTGATGGACGAGGTGCTGGCAGCACTTCCCTACAACAGGGACAAGGACGAGGACGAGGAGATCACCAAGATCGCCGTCGTCGGGCGCCCCAACGTGGGGAAGTCCACGCTGGTGAACCGCCTTTTGGGGTACGAGCGCGTGGTGGCCAATCCCACCGCCGGCACCACCCGGGACGCGATCGACACCCGTTTCACGGTCAACAAGAAGCCCTACCTGTTGATCGATACCGCCGGGATCCGCAGGAAGGGGAAGACGGTCCAGAAGATCGAGAAGTATTCGGTGGTGGACGCGCTGCGCTCCATCGACCGCGCCGACGTCGTTCTCATCGTTTTGAACGCGGAGGATGGGGTCACCGAGCAGGACACTAAGATCGCCGGCTATGCCTACGAGGCGGGGCGCGGCTGCATCTTCGTGGTGAACAAGTGGGATACGGTGTCAAAGGACAACTCCACCATGGGGAAGTTCACCGAGGAGATCCGCCGCAATTTCAAGTACCTCCCGTTCGCCCCGATCCTCTTCGTCTCCGCGCAGAGCGGCCAGCGCACCGGCAGGATCGTCGCCGAGGTGGACCAGGTGATGGAGCAGTTCTGCAAGAGGGTGAGCACCGGCGAGTTGAACCGCATCTTCAACCAGGCCGTGGATGAGAACCACGCCCCGCTGGACGGCGGCAGGCGGGTGAAATTCTACTACGCGACGCAGGTGGGGGTGAAACCTCCTTCCTTTGTCGTCTTCACCAATCGTCCCGAGGGGATTCATTTTTCCTATGAACGGTACATCATGAACCGTTTTAGAGAGGCCTTCGGCTTCAGCGGGACTCCTTTAAAGCTTATTTTCCGAGGCAGAGACAAGAAAGATACCTAA
- a CDS encoding chemotaxis protein CheA, translated as MSVEDSIGKALKDFLAEAEEILDQLSLDLVSLSDCADGGECNPDLVNSVFRGAHSLKGLAGMFGLSDIAELGHHLENLLDALRLGKVELDQAVVSTLFESTELLAQLVRSAGETGGEGADLSGAMQRINDCLTRGPKANQDSPLARLNIPERVLSSMTEYEEHRLLENVKKGRHIHSIRVSLLLASFDSDLMELTDALKQAGEVISTLPSASSGLDAGIDFEILFGSELSAGALTPIIDRENLSITTFGEPAQERKTGGGAEAATVAEPAGAEGEFQAPMGGDGGSISAKSMSRTVRVDIGKLDLLMNIVGELVLSHSMIADVAARMRRDGLIVPSQDLNKAAKGLEKKLSELQKGVMEIRMIPVGQLFDKMTRIIRKIAREQGKKVELKLYGADTELDKLIIEDISDPVMHIVRNCIDHGIEPPEKRLAAGKDEKGTITLSSYQKGNHVVIQIDDDGGGIDLARVKQKAVKLGIIASPDDVSDREALDFIFRPGFSTTETVSEISGRGVGMDVVRTNIAALSGLIDVENFPGQGARFIITLPITLAIIKALIISTAGRTYALPITSVLESIIVEQKEIKTVERKEVIQLRESTLPLLRLSELFELKGAAAPESCYVVVVGVAEKRLGLVVDDLLGQQDIVIKSIGDTFAGFRGISGAADLGDQRTILVLDVGSVIAEATRGSA; from the coding sequence ATGAGCGTTGAGGATAGCATAGGGAAAGCGTTGAAAGATTTCCTGGCCGAGGCCGAGGAGATCCTGGATCAGTTGAGTCTTGACCTGGTCTCGTTGAGTGACTGCGCGGACGGCGGTGAATGCAACCCGGACCTCGTCAACTCCGTGTTCCGCGGGGCGCACTCCCTCAAAGGGCTGGCCGGGATGTTCGGTCTCTCCGACATCGCGGAACTGGGACACCACCTGGAGAACCTGCTCGATGCCCTGAGGCTGGGGAAGGTGGAGCTGGACCAGGCGGTGGTGAGCACCCTGTTCGAGTCGACCGAGCTGCTGGCGCAGCTGGTGCGCAGCGCCGGTGAGACCGGCGGCGAGGGGGCGGACCTTTCCGGCGCCATGCAACGCATCAACGATTGCCTGACCCGCGGTCCCAAGGCGAACCAGGATTCCCCGCTGGCCCGGCTGAACATACCCGAACGGGTCCTCTCCTCCATGACCGAGTACGAGGAACACCGCCTGCTGGAAAACGTGAAGAAGGGGCGCCATATCCACTCGATCCGGGTGTCGCTTCTCCTGGCGAGCTTCGACTCCGACCTCATGGAGCTGACCGACGCCCTGAAGCAGGCGGGCGAGGTGATCAGCACCCTTCCCTCCGCTTCCAGCGGGCTGGACGCGGGGATCGACTTCGAGATCCTGTTCGGCTCCGAGCTTTCCGCTGGCGCACTCACCCCGATCATCGACCGCGAGAACCTGAGCATCACCACCTTCGGCGAGCCCGCCCAGGAGCGGAAGACCGGGGGGGGCGCGGAGGCGGCGACCGTCGCAGAGCCCGCCGGCGCGGAGGGGGAGTTCCAGGCCCCGATGGGGGGCGATGGCGGCTCCATCAGCGCCAAGAGCATGAGCCGCACGGTGCGCGTCGACATCGGCAAGCTCGACCTGTTGATGAACATCGTGGGGGAACTGGTGCTCTCCCACTCCATGATCGCCGACGTCGCCGCGCGCATGCGGCGCGACGGCCTGATCGTTCCGTCCCAGGACCTGAACAAGGCGGCCAAGGGGCTTGAGAAGAAGCTCTCGGAACTGCAGAAGGGGGTCATGGAGATCAGGATGATCCCGGTCGGGCAGCTCTTCGACAAGATGACCCGGATCATCAGGAAGATCGCCCGGGAGCAGGGGAAGAAGGTCGAGCTGAAGCTCTACGGCGCGGACACGGAGCTGGACAAGCTCATCATCGAGGACATCTCGGACCCGGTCATGCACATCGTGAGAAACTGCATCGACCACGGCATCGAGCCCCCGGAGAAGCGTCTGGCCGCCGGCAAGGACGAGAAGGGGACCATCACCCTCTCCTCCTACCAGAAGGGGAACCACGTCGTCATCCAGATCGACGACGACGGCGGCGGCATAGATCTCGCGCGCGTGAAGCAGAAGGCGGTCAAGCTGGGGATCATCGCCTCCCCCGACGACGTGAGCGACCGCGAGGCCCTCGATTTCATCTTCCGCCCCGGGTTCTCCACCACCGAGACCGTGAGCGAGATCTCCGGGCGCGGCGTGGGCATGGACGTGGTGCGCACCAACATCGCCGCCCTTTCCGGCCTGATCGACGTGGAGAATTTCCCCGGGCAGGGGGCGCGTTTCATCATCACCCTCCCCATCACGCTCGCCATCATCAAGGCACTCATCATCTCGACCGCGGGACGCACCTACGCGCTTCCCATCACCTCGGTCCTCGAGAGCATCATCGTGGAGCAGAAGGAGATCAAGACGGTGGAGCGCAAGGAAGTGATCCAGCTGCGCGAGTCGACCCTGCCCCTTTTGCGCCTTTCCGAACTGTTCGAGCTGAAGGGGGCGGCGGCGCCGGAGAGCTGCTACGTGGTCGTCGTGGGGGTCGCCGAGAAGCGGCTCGGGCTCGTCGTGGACGACCTCCTTGGGCAGCAGGACATCGTCATCAAGTCCATCGGCGACACCTTCGCCGGTTTCCGCGGGATCTCCGGGGCCGCGGACCTGGGCGACCAGCGCACCATCCTCGTCCTGGACGTCGGTAGCGTGATCGCCGAGGCCACCCGGGGGAGTGCCTGA
- a CDS encoding ExeA family protein, translated as MYKEFYGLTEKPFSKTPDPRFLYMSSGHQEALARLEYAVEESEIALLTGDIGCGKTTISRALMDRMGESYHFMFVFNPRLTADELLRVIASGLQVNEPSLQKDQLLKEITTALYRLHGEGRVPVVVIDEAQMIPDRELFDELRLLTNFQLDDRNLVSVIIMGQPELREMLASPVYEPFRQRISLNFHLAPLGLEETLEYLDFRIVAAGGEPGLFSPDAVQRIYELSGGVPRRINAVATNALLIGYGKDAALIDASIIEETAAELLA; from the coding sequence ATGTACAAGGAGTTCTACGGTCTCACCGAGAAGCCTTTCAGCAAGACCCCTGATCCCCGCTTCCTCTACATGAGTTCGGGGCACCAGGAGGCGCTGGCGCGGCTCGAGTACGCGGTCGAGGAGAGCGAGATCGCCCTTTTGACCGGCGACATAGGGTGCGGCAAGACCACCATCTCGCGTGCCCTCATGGACCGGATGGGGGAGAGTTACCACTTCATGTTCGTATTCAACCCGCGCCTGACCGCCGACGAGCTGTTGCGGGTGATCGCCTCCGGGCTGCAGGTGAACGAGCCCTCGCTGCAGAAGGACCAGCTCCTGAAGGAGATAACGACGGCGCTGTACCGGCTGCACGGAGAGGGGCGGGTCCCGGTGGTGGTTATCGACGAGGCGCAGATGATCCCGGACCGGGAGCTCTTCGACGAGCTGCGCCTTTTGACCAACTTCCAGCTCGACGACCGCAACCTGGTGAGCGTGATCATCATGGGGCAGCCGGAGTTGCGCGAGATGCTCGCCTCCCCGGTGTACGAGCCGTTCCGGCAGCGCATCTCGCTCAACTTCCACCTGGCCCCCCTGGGGCTGGAGGAGACCCTGGAGTATCTCGATTTCAGGATCGTGGCGGCCGGCGGCGAGCCCGGTCTCTTCTCGCCGGACGCCGTGCAGAGGATCTACGAGCTCTCCGGCGGGGTGCCGCGCCGCATCAACGCGGTGGCCACCAACGCACTTTTGATCGGCTACGGCAAGGACGCCGCCCTGATCGACGCCTCGATAATCGAGGAGACCGCGGCGGAACTGCTCGCGTAG
- a CDS encoding response regulator transcription factor yields MEKNRILVVEDEESLLKLESILFTSKGYQVTGVRGGNDALKAIAQDAPDLVVLDLMLPDMDGFEVCRSIKENPATSAIPVVMLTAKKSSRDLEHGRQVGADAYITKPFKSVKVLEVIEGLLGNEAAAKGGAV; encoded by the coding sequence ATGGAGAAGAACAGGATCCTCGTGGTAGAGGATGAAGAGAGTCTACTGAAGCTGGAGAGCATCCTCTTCACCTCGAAAGGGTACCAGGTCACCGGAGTGCGCGGCGGCAACGACGCACTGAAGGCGATCGCCCAGGATGCGCCGGATCTCGTGGTGCTGGACCTCATGCTTCCCGACATGGACGGCTTCGAGGTCTGCCGCAGCATCAAGGAGAACCCCGCCACCAGCGCCATCCCGGTGGTGATGCTGACGGCCAAGAAGAGCAGCCGCGACCTTGAGCACGGCAGGCAGGTCGGCGCGGACGCCTACATCACCAAGCCTTTCAAGTCGGTCAAGGTGCTCGAGGTGATCGAGGGGCTTTTGGGCAACGAGGCCGCCGCAAAGGGGGGCGCTGTCTGA
- a CDS encoding response regulator has product MKRILIAEDSNTMRSMLVSTIDELEKYTIVEAASGFEALRLLPREQVDLIITDINMPDINGLELISYVRNNPNYQSIPLFIVSTESGEKDLEKGLALGANEYLVKPFDPVKLQELVCKYLGD; this is encoded by the coding sequence GTGAAGAGGATACTGATAGCCGAAGATTCCAACACCATGCGTTCCATGCTGGTTTCCACCATAGACGAACTGGAAAAATACACCATCGTCGAGGCCGCCAGCGGCTTCGAGGCGTTGCGTCTATTGCCGCGCGAACAGGTCGACCTGATCATCACCGACATCAACATGCCCGACATCAACGGACTCGAGCTGATCAGCTACGTGCGCAACAACCCCAATTACCAGTCCATCCCGCTGTTCATCGTCTCCACCGAGAGCGGGGAGAAGGACCTTGAGAAGGGGCTCGCCCTGGGGGCGAACGAGTACCTGGTGAAACCCTTCGACCCGGTGAAGCTGCAGGAACTGGTCTGCAAGTACCTGGGGGACTAG
- a CDS encoding response regulator, with amino-acid sequence MSLVGNLEDLGLGEILQIVSLSRRSGVLALESRGREARVIFRNGQVIRATSSTFQQNLGEVLIQQGVIDLGILKRALSIQADEGYSQLLGVIMVERFAVSADAIEAVVREQIENVVYSLFAWAEGTFEFELQEIGDGDNARLDPVQFMLKQGLNPQYLAMEGSRIIDEQRHRGEGGDEAGHQDESVDFAFDLLQEPSAAAPATPPHTYDVPSSSAQAESVLSPTRAPAPAPAAPVNSGQGTPLVLVDDDPITLVALTSLLSEHGYQVEAMERGEDALIRVDSLYRDGVRPAVLVDLIMPRMDGSGILGGLELMELVRNNFPELPLLGLSDFENEEAQRKMRGLGIRLLMKPLKSEIEDSLDLFAPKLVAALESMAIGDEAGLTSVNIGDELRLEMGEEPALSAPHVNQSTGISQLRGMLEELNNPQLGGGIILLVLRFAAEFMNRAVVLLVKKESVQGLGQFGLQDKDGRADSRVRNLIIPRGEPSLFTQVLENRFTVKEAPDASVWTHYFMEQLGGGRPAEYFVGPIVSEGKVVAILYGDNLPEDKPIGDTDSLEIFLCQAGIAMEKALLQRRLQEQGRGEM; translated from the coding sequence ATGAGTCTAGTCGGCAATTTGGAAGATCTCGGCTTAGGCGAGATCCTGCAGATCGTGAGCCTCAGCAGGAGGTCCGGTGTGCTCGCCCTGGAAAGCAGAGGGAGAGAGGCACGGGTGATCTTCCGCAACGGGCAGGTGATCCGCGCCACATCCTCGACCTTCCAGCAGAACCTGGGCGAGGTGCTGATCCAGCAGGGGGTGATCGACCTGGGGATCCTGAAGCGGGCGCTGAGCATACAGGCCGACGAGGGGTACTCCCAGCTTCTGGGCGTGATCATGGTGGAGCGCTTCGCGGTGAGTGCGGACGCCATCGAGGCCGTGGTCCGCGAGCAGATCGAGAACGTGGTCTACTCGCTGTTCGCCTGGGCCGAAGGGACCTTCGAGTTCGAGCTGCAGGAGATCGGCGACGGCGACAACGCCCGGCTCGACCCGGTGCAGTTCATGCTGAAGCAGGGGTTGAACCCGCAGTACCTGGCCATGGAAGGCTCCCGCATCATCGACGAACAGCGCCACCGCGGCGAGGGGGGCGATGAGGCTGGGCACCAGGACGAATCTGTCGACTTCGCCTTCGACCTCCTCCAGGAACCGTCCGCGGCCGCTCCGGCCACCCCCCCCCACACGTATGATGTTCCATCCTCCTCCGCCCAGGCGGAAAGCGTGCTCTCACCGACCCGCGCCCCGGCTCCGGCTCCGGCCGCGCCTGTAAATTCCGGGCAGGGCACGCCGCTCGTGCTGGTGGACGACGACCCGATCACGCTCGTGGCGCTCACTTCCCTGCTTTCGGAGCACGGGTACCAGGTGGAGGCCATGGAGCGCGGCGAGGACGCGCTGATCCGCGTCGACTCCCTTTACCGCGACGGCGTGCGCCCGGCAGTTCTGGTCGACCTGATCATGCCGCGCATGGACGGCAGCGGGATCCTGGGCGGCCTGGAACTCATGGAACTGGTGCGCAACAATTTCCCGGAGCTGCCGCTTCTGGGGCTCTCCGATTTCGAAAACGAAGAGGCGCAGCGCAAGATGCGCGGGCTCGGCATCCGGCTGCTCATGAAGCCGTTGAAAAGCGAGATCGAGGACTCCCTCGATCTCTTCGCGCCGAAGCTCGTGGCCGCGCTGGAGAGTATGGCCATCGGCGATGAGGCGGGCCTTACCAGCGTCAACATCGGCGACGAGCTGAGGCTTGAGATGGGCGAGGAACCCGCCCTCTCCGCGCCGCACGTGAACCAGAGCACCGGGATCTCGCAGCTGCGCGGCATGCTCGAGGAGCTGAACAACCCGCAGCTAGGCGGGGGGATCATCCTGCTGGTACTGCGGTTCGCCGCGGAGTTCATGAACCGGGCGGTGGTGCTCCTGGTCAAGAAGGAAAGCGTCCAGGGACTGGGGCAGTTCGGGCTGCAGGACAAGGACGGCCGTGCCGATTCGCGGGTCCGCAACCTCATCATTCCCAGGGGAGAGCCGTCGCTGTTCACGCAGGTGCTCGAGAACCGTTTCACGGTGAAGGAGGCGCCCGACGCCTCGGTCTGGACCCATTACTTCATGGAGCAGCTGGGGGGGGGACGTCCCGCCGAGTATTTCGTGGGACCGATAGTGAGCGAGGGGAAGGTGGTCGCGATCCTCTACGGCGACAACCTCCCCGAGGATAAGCCGATCGGCGACACCGATTCGCTGGAAATTTTCCTGTGCCAGGCCGGCATAGCCATGGAAAAAGCCCTGTTGCAGCGCAGACTGCAGGAGCAGGGACGGGGAGAAATGTGA
- a CDS encoding chemotaxis protein CheW — translation MNLAEIRKKASRGETQAAAARETAPDQEVQAPDAEAWPMPESDAVPLADQFSAPEPAMSDPVAPGGDIPGAVMNGDVDPDPLPRAQAPAWQAEQFGASFEYQDDPEEFDPVAVILRGRDSASFEAETSQQEVVDAASVELLCFRVASEEYAISIMDIKEIIKPREVTEVPRVPSFVRGILSLRGNIIPVFDMKTRLGLADGAVSDRERIVVVKRQGGYAGVLVDEVVQVVRIAEGGIEPPPVVLEGIDREFVLGIGRVSDRMLILLDMEKVLDVGLL, via the coding sequence ATGAATCTTGCAGAGATCAGAAAGAAGGCTTCCCGGGGAGAGACGCAGGCAGCGGCGGCGCGCGAAACGGCACCGGATCAGGAGGTGCAGGCGCCCGATGCTGAGGCCTGGCCGATGCCGGAGTCGGATGCTGTGCCCCTCGCCGATCAGTTCTCCGCGCCAGAACCCGCCATGTCCGACCCGGTCGCTCCCGGGGGCGACATACCCGGTGCGGTGATGAACGGGGACGTGGACCCCGACCCGCTGCCGCGCGCCCAGGCGCCGGCCTGGCAGGCCGAGCAGTTCGGTGCCTCCTTCGAATACCAGGATGATCCCGAGGAGTTCGACCCGGTCGCCGTCATCCTCAGGGGGCGCGACTCCGCCTCCTTCGAGGCGGAGACCTCGCAGCAGGAGGTCGTGGACGCGGCGAGCGTCGAGCTGCTCTGCTTCCGGGTGGCGAGCGAGGAATACGCCATCAGCATCATGGACATCAAGGAGATCATCAAGCCGCGCGAGGTGACCGAGGTCCCCAGGGTTCCTTCCTTCGTGCGCGGCATCCTCTCGTTGCGCGGCAACATCATCCCCGTCTTCGACATGAAGACCCGGCTCGGGCTTGCCGACGGGGCGGTTTCCGACCGGGAGCGCATCGTGGTGGTCAAGCGCCAGGGGGGATACGCGGGTGTGCTGGTGGACGAGGTGGTGCAGGTGGTCCGGATCGCCGAGGGGGGGATCGAGCCTCCGCCGGTGGTGCTCGAAGGGATCGACCGCGAGTTCGTGCTGGGAATAGGGCGGGTCAGCGACAGGATGCTGATCCTGCTCGATATGGAGAAGGTCTTGGATGTCGGTCTCTTGTAG
- a CDS encoding chemotaxis protein CheW has protein sequence MTQELQEIQVACLRMDDGLYAVDIMRIREIIRVPKLAPLPRALPFVEGVINLRGSVIPVVDLRKRFGLPAAENQESARLLILSISGQPLALMVDEVTEMITIPLRDLKAPPRGVRIVGGEYMVGLCLVREVPVMLLNIDALLTFQEKAQLGYLAPQGETTTTTKKSPAC, from the coding sequence ATGACGCAGGAGTTGCAGGAAATTCAGGTCGCCTGTCTGCGCATGGATGACGGGCTCTACGCCGTCGACATCATGCGCATCAGGGAGATCATCAGGGTTCCCAAGCTCGCCCCGCTCCCCCGGGCGCTCCCGTTCGTGGAGGGGGTGATCAACCTGCGCGGTTCGGTGATACCGGTGGTGGACCTGAGGAAGCGCTTCGGGCTCCCCGCCGCGGAGAACCAGGAGAGCGCGCGCCTTCTGATCCTCTCCATCTCCGGCCAGCCTCTGGCCCTGATGGTCGACGAGGTGACCGAGATGATCACCATTCCGCTGCGGGATTTGAAGGCGCCGCCGCGCGGTGTGCGGATCGTGGGAGGGGAGTACATGGTGGGGCTGTGCCTGGTGCGTGAAGTCCCGGTGATGCTGCTCAACATCGACGCCCTGCTCACCTTCCAGGAGAAGGCCCAGTTGGGCTACCTTGCCCCGCAGGGGGAGACCACTACCACAACTAAAAAGAGCCCAGCATGCTGA
- a CDS encoding response regulator — protein sequence MLIVCPNCKKRFNVTVSSSDEPKKLRCSACKAVFRLVRKTERQAAPQAKVKVVVANESAAFCKAVEKVLAAEPFELFLCTDGKEALETVQKVTPDVLLLDVALPTMFGFEVCERVRQDPALAKVKIVLIASIYDKTRYKRSPNSLYGADDYIEKHHIPDSLVSMIYRLTSGGMPPVVRPTEGELAAQEESRSEIRQVEVEETSMPGVAAHAPAPSSPEPAVTTAPEAPVAATPEVPAMEPPAVRAEAPEAPVFEAQEVPVIAAAEVAEAPVAAVPAPVTPVPPAEPAAPAAPAAPAAPAAPAAPAAPAAPAAPAAAAAAQLPEEQVKARRLARIIVSDIVLYNQAKVEQGVREGNFYELLADDIREGEYLYQQRVSQQVRDTTTFLKDAFEELIAKKRSELSL from the coding sequence ATGCTGATAGTCTGTCCTAACTGCAAGAAGCGATTCAACGTCACCGTTAGCAGCTCCGATGAGCCGAAGAAACTGCGCTGCTCGGCCTGCAAGGCCGTGTTCCGGCTGGTGCGCAAGACCGAGCGCCAGGCCGCTCCGCAGGCGAAGGTGAAGGTGGTGGTCGCTAACGAGAGCGCCGCCTTCTGCAAGGCGGTGGAAAAGGTGCTCGCGGCGGAGCCTTTCGAGCTCTTTCTCTGCACCGACGGCAAGGAGGCCCTCGAGACGGTGCAGAAGGTGACGCCCGATGTGCTGCTGCTGGACGTGGCGCTGCCGACCATGTTCGGGTTCGAGGTTTGCGAGCGGGTGCGTCAGGACCCGGCCCTCGCCAAGGTGAAGATCGTGCTGATCGCCTCGATCTATGACAAGACCCGCTACAAGCGCTCCCCGAATTCGCTTTATGGAGCGGACGACTACATCGAGAAGCACCACATTCCGGACTCGCTGGTTTCGATGATCTACCGCCTCACCTCCGGTGGGATGCCCCCCGTGGTGCGCCCGACGGAAGGCGAACTGGCCGCGCAGGAGGAGAGCCGCAGCGAGATCAGGCAGGTGGAGGTCGAAGAGACCTCCATGCCCGGGGTTGCCGCCCACGCACCCGCGCCGTCGTCCCCCGAGCCCGCGGTTACCACTGCACCCGAGGCCCCGGTCGCGGCGACACCCGAAGTTCCCGCCATGGAGCCCCCCGCGGTCCGCGCGGAAGCACCCGAGGCTCCGGTCTTTGAGGCCCAGGAGGTTCCGGTCATCGCGGCTGCCGAGGTTGCCGAGGCCCCTGTCGCGGCTGTGCCAGCTCCCGTCACTCCGGTACCCCCCGCCGAGCCCGCCGCACCCGCCGCACCGGCAGCACCGGCAGCACCGGCTGCACCGGCTGCACCGGCTGCACCGGCTGCACCGGCTGCACCGGCTGCGGCCGCGGCTGCGCAGCTCCCCGAGGAGCAGGTGAAGGCCAGGCGGCTGGCCCGGATCATCGTTTCGGACATCGTCCTGTACAACCAGGCGAAGGTGGAGCAGGGGGTCCGCGAGGGGAACTTCTACGAACTGCTGGCAGACGACATACGCGAAGGCGAATACCTGTATCAGCAGAGGGTGTCCCAACAGGTGCGTGACACGACCACGTTCCTCAAAGACGCGTTCGAGGAATTAATCGCGAAGAAACGGTCCGAACTTAGCCTTTAG
- a CDS encoding type II toxin-antitoxin system Phd/YefM family antitoxin: MARVKLSEDIVPLSDLKLNPGRVISQTDKTHRPILLTSRGRGVAVVQSLEDYEAVTEERAFLRGIVQGLMDLEQGQELDLDEVKKRLGLV; this comes from the coding sequence ATGGCACGCGTGAAGTTATCAGAAGACATAGTCCCGTTAAGCGATCTGAAACTGAACCCGGGCCGGGTGATCAGCCAGACCGACAAGACTCACCGCCCAATCCTCCTGACCAGCAGGGGGCGCGGCGTCGCCGTGGTCCAATCCCTTGAGGATTATGAAGCGGTGACGGAAGAGCGTGCCTTTCTGCGCGGTATCGTGCAGGGGCTCATGGACCTCGAACAGGGGCAGGAACTGGATCTTGACGAGGTGAAAAAGCGACTCGGGCTGGTGTGA
- a CDS encoding type II toxin-antitoxin system RelE/ParE family toxin encodes MPRTFSVSFAVSAVQDMEEIRNWYQEQHVPEIGEKLLREVMKSVERLASFPNSGRIVPEFGLTYLREVILPPFRIVYRLDKKTIRIVRVWRSERLLTVSL; translated from the coding sequence GTGCCCAGGACATTCTCCGTCTCATTCGCCGTCTCGGCAGTGCAGGACATGGAGGAAATCCGCAACTGGTATCAAGAGCAGCATGTGCCGGAGATCGGTGAAAAGCTGCTCCGCGAAGTCATGAAGTCGGTGGAACGGCTCGCCTCGTTTCCGAACAGCGGCCGCATCGTCCCGGAATTCGGCCTCACCTATCTCAGAGAAGTCATCCTTCCTCCTTTTCGCATCGTCTACCGCCTCGACAAGAAGACAATCCGCATCGTGAGGGTATGGCGCAGCGAGAGGTTGCTCACTGTTTCCCTGTGA